A genomic stretch from Flavobacterium nitratireducens includes:
- a CDS encoding glycerol-3-phosphate dehydrogenase/oxidase, producing the protein MDRTEKFNQLRTTSEFDFVIIGGGATGLGCAVDAASRGYKTLLVEKYDFAKGTSSRSTKLVHGGVRYLAQGNIHLVREALLERGRMLRNAPHVCHALGFVVPVYNYWDKFYYGFGLWMYDFLSAKFSLGKTKLLSKEETLEHLPDLDATQLKGGILYYDGQFDDSRLAINLAQTASEQGALVLNYCGVSKFIKENGKIIGVHLQDELTNADFLVKSKVVINATGVFSDAVLQKSEENLEPIVAPSQGIHLVVDSSFFHSSSAMLIPKTSDGRVLFLIPWHNKLLLGTTDTPVKNVALEPKAFEEEINFIINHFNKYALKTIQKSDVDSVFVGLRPLVKTASVKNTAILSREHLLKVFPSGLLTIIGGKWTTYRTMAEQSINKAIPLSGLDFIRSKTRHLKIHGYANAKSISHLAIYGADAIAIENMIADDISISEKIHPKYPYTKAEVVWAVRKEMAMTVEDVLARRVRLLFLDARAAIEAAPMVARILAFELGKDAIWEEEQLLFFKNIAKNYLLV; encoded by the coding sequence ATGGATAGAACAGAAAAGTTTAATCAGCTTCGTACTACTTCTGAATTTGATTTTGTTATAATTGGGGGAGGGGCAACAGGTTTAGGTTGTGCTGTGGATGCGGCTAGCCGAGGTTATAAAACATTGCTTGTAGAGAAATATGATTTTGCAAAAGGGACTTCAAGTCGATCAACCAAGTTGGTTCATGGAGGGGTAAGGTATTTGGCTCAGGGAAATATTCATCTTGTTCGAGAAGCCTTATTGGAACGTGGTCGAATGTTGCGTAATGCGCCACATGTTTGTCATGCTTTAGGATTTGTGGTTCCAGTGTATAATTATTGGGATAAATTCTATTATGGTTTTGGTTTGTGGATGTATGATTTTTTATCAGCAAAATTTAGTTTGGGTAAAACCAAATTACTTTCAAAAGAAGAAACCTTAGAACATCTGCCTGATTTAGATGCGACTCAATTAAAAGGCGGTATTCTATATTATGATGGTCAATTTGATGATAGTAGGTTGGCAATTAATTTAGCTCAAACAGCATCGGAACAAGGTGCTTTAGTATTGAATTATTGCGGCGTTTCAAAATTTATAAAAGAAAATGGAAAAATTATTGGAGTCCATCTTCAAGATGAATTGACTAATGCGGATTTTTTAGTTAAATCTAAGGTGGTAATTAATGCAACTGGAGTTTTTTCGGATGCTGTTTTGCAAAAATCAGAAGAGAATTTAGAACCTATTGTAGCTCCATCTCAAGGCATACATTTAGTTGTAGATAGTTCCTTTTTTCATAGTTCATCTGCAATGTTAATTCCGAAAACCTCAGATGGCAGGGTTTTATTCTTAATTCCTTGGCATAATAAATTATTATTGGGTACGACTGATACACCAGTAAAAAATGTCGCATTGGAGCCAAAAGCATTTGAAGAAGAAATAAATTTCATCATTAATCATTTTAATAAATATGCGCTTAAGACAATTCAAAAAAGTGATGTAGATAGTGTATTTGTAGGTTTGAGGCCATTGGTGAAAACAGCTTCTGTAAAAAACACTGCTATTTTGTCTAGAGAGCATTTGCTTAAGGTGTTTCCATCTGGTTTGTTGACTATTATAGGAGGAAAGTGGACTACTTATAGAACTATGGCTGAACAATCGATAAATAAAGCGATACCGCTTTCGGGTTTGGATTTTATTCGTTCAAAAACGCGTCATCTAAAGATTCATGGTTACGCTAATGCAAAATCTATTTCTCATTTAGCCATCTACGGTGCTGATGCAATTGCGATTGAAAATATGATAGCTGATGATATTTCGATATCAGAAAAAATCCATCCTAAGTATCCCTATACGAAAGCTGAGGTGGTTTGGGCTGTTCGAAAAGAAATGGCTATGACTGTAGAAGATGTATTGGCAAGGAGAGTACGTTTATTGTTTTTAGATGCCAGGGCAGCGATAGAAGCTGCACCAATGGTAGCTCGAATTTTAGCTTTTGAATTAGGAAAAGATGCAATTTGGGAAGAAGAACAGCTATTGTTTTTTAAAAATATAGCTAAAAATTATTTATTGGTTTAA
- a CDS encoding site-specific integrase yields MNTTITILFYLKRAKANTLGLAPIFQRITIEGKRLESSTGKYINPERWSTEMSKMKGNSEETRTVNSHLEMLRAKVYEIEKKLFMKQIPITYENFKNEIQGKKERERMLVPIFEEHNRKIKELVGQEYAPGTLERYQTSLKHTKDFLFWKYNISDINIEKIDHSFIMEYEFYLRSVRKCANNTAVKYIKNFHKIINQCLANGWLNKDPFANYKSKVKEVTREFLTEKEIETILNKRFVSERLELVRDIFIFSCFTGLAYIDVKQLTLDNISLGIDGDKWIFKNRQKTETTSKIPLLPVAQEIINKYVEHPVCKNENRLLPILSNQKMNAYLKEIVDVCEINKDLTFHIARHTFATTVTLSNGVPLETVSKMLGHTNLKTTQHYAKILDKKISEDMMILKSKFASKAENNKKLGAV; encoded by the coding sequence ATGAACACAACAATCACTATTCTTTTTTACTTAAAAAGAGCCAAAGCCAATACCCTAGGCTTAGCACCAATTTTCCAAAGAATAACTATTGAAGGGAAAAGATTAGAAAGCAGCACAGGTAAATACATAAATCCTGAAAGATGGTCCACAGAAATGTCGAAAATGAAAGGTAACTCAGAAGAGACTAGAACGGTAAATAGTCATCTTGAAATGTTACGAGCTAAAGTTTATGAAATTGAGAAAAAATTGTTCATGAAACAAATACCAATAACATATGAAAACTTCAAGAACGAGATACAAGGCAAAAAAGAACGCGAGCGAATGCTTGTTCCAATCTTCGAAGAACACAACCGTAAAATTAAAGAACTAGTTGGACAAGAATATGCTCCAGGAACATTAGAACGGTATCAAACTTCTTTAAAGCATACAAAAGACTTTCTCTTCTGGAAGTATAACATTTCGGATATCAATATTGAAAAGATAGACCATTCATTTATTATGGAATACGAATTCTATTTGCGTAGTGTCAGAAAGTGTGCTAATAACACAGCTGTAAAGTACATCAAGAACTTTCACAAAATCATTAACCAATGTTTGGCCAATGGATGGCTAAATAAAGATCCTTTTGCAAACTACAAATCAAAAGTAAAAGAAGTAACTCGTGAATTCCTAACTGAAAAAGAAATTGAAACAATATTAAACAAACGATTTGTTTCAGAACGATTAGAACTTGTTCGCGATATTTTCATTTTTAGCTGCTTTACCGGACTAGCTTATATCGATGTAAAGCAATTAACCTTGGATAATATTTCATTGGGGATTGATGGCGATAAATGGATTTTCAAAAACCGACAAAAAACAGAGACAACCTCTAAAATTCCATTATTACCAGTAGCACAAGAAATCATTAATAAATATGTTGAACATCCTGTTTGCAAAAATGAAAATCGTCTACTTCCTATATTATCCAATCAAAAAATGAATGCATACCTAAAAGAAATTGTAGATGTTTGTGAAATCAACAAAGACTTAACATTTCATATTGCACGACATACTTTTGCAACAACAGTAACTTTATCAAATGGTGTACCTTTAGAAACAGTAAGCAAAATGCTTGGTCATACCAATCTAAAAACAACCCAACATTATGCTAAAATTTTAGATAAAAAAATCAGCGAAGACATGATGATTTTAAAATCAAAATTTGCATCTAAAGCAGAAAATAATAAAAAGCTAGGTGCTGTCTGA
- a CDS encoding helix-turn-helix domain-containing protein — MNLHPKKLFPEIDNIELLNHQVVTKRDLLNFGNLLLNEIKSSSQKEEIPQWLKSSEVRKLLKISPGTLQNLRINGTLKFKRIGGIIYYKYEDIHKMLNQ; from the coding sequence ATGAATTTACATCCTAAAAAGCTTTTCCCAGAAATCGACAACATCGAATTATTAAACCATCAAGTAGTAACAAAACGTGATTTACTAAACTTTGGTAACTTACTACTAAACGAAATAAAATCATCTTCTCAAAAAGAAGAAATACCACAATGGCTAAAGTCTTCTGAAGTTCGTAAACTACTTAAAATCTCTCCAGGAACACTTCAAAATCTACGTATAAACGGAACACTTAAATTCAAACGCATTGGTGGTATCATTTACTACAAATACGAGGACATCCATAAAATGCTAAACCAATAG
- a CDS encoding transcriptional regulator — translation MNYIKHLTGFFDKLVHDYDLNPTHVSLYISLFQFWNLNRFENPISITRDEVMRISKICSKATYHKCMRELHEKGYVIYEPSYNPFRGSMVRMVNLSNELKPLRKKEVTQLKTKQANEQAVNKNKTSDKQALVSSINIINNTNSINNVNIEEQAKNKKNNPFKNYDPLCHPELGEGKNLENTIPPEMSNVIAFFKEKNVTQIDAEKFYNHFQSNGWLVGGKSKMKDWKAAARNWILNSEKFKIQNSEKIKPNHLHVPNEKNYSEPL, via the coding sequence ATGAACTATATAAAACACCTTACTGGCTTTTTCGACAAACTAGTCCATGATTACGACCTCAACCCTACCCATGTAAGTCTATACATTTCACTATTTCAATTTTGGAACCTCAACCGCTTTGAAAACCCAATAAGTATAACTCGTGATGAGGTAATGAGAATAAGTAAAATTTGCTCAAAAGCCACTTACCACAAATGCATGAGAGAGTTACATGAAAAAGGGTATGTTATTTACGAACCATCCTATAATCCATTTCGAGGAAGTATGGTCAGAATGGTAAACCTTTCAAATGAGTTAAAACCACTTCGAAAAAAAGAAGTAACCCAACTTAAAACTAAACAAGCTAATGAACAAGCAGTAAACAAGAATAAAACAAGTGATAAACAAGCACTGGTATCTTCTATAAACATTATAAACAATACAAACAGTATAAACAATGTAAACATAGAAGAACAAGCAAAAAATAAAAAAAATAACCCGTTTAAAAATTATGATCCACTTTGTCATCCTGAGCTTGGCGAAGGAAAAAATTTAGAAAATACAATTCCTCCAGAAATGTCAAATGTGATTGCTTTTTTCAAAGAAAAAAACGTAACCCAAATCGATGCTGAAAAATTCTACAACCACTTCCAAAGCAACGGGTGGCTTGTTGGCGGAAAATCTAAAATGAAAGACTGGAAAGCTGCAGCTCGAAATTGGATTTTAAATTCAGAAAAGTTTAAGATTCAAAATTCTGAAAAAATAAAACCAAATCACTTGCACGTACCTAACGAAAAAAACTATTCAGAACCTTTATAA
- a CDS encoding ATPase, which translates to MNITNITDCFIIKNNQKIYDFNNCLLFINHQGKIRYGQSFKICKEDIPTIYKLIIYMIKDQKIADKLQINLSKGILLSGPIGCGKTSIMQLLKPFSNHYTNYKIKTCREISFEFAKQGYEALNPYTHKSNNQIRFSGFCFDDLGAEQQIKHFGNDCNVMAEILITRYEHFIDNKSITHITTNLSATEIEKLYGNRLRSRMRNMFNVISFNTNSKDKR; encoded by the coding sequence ATGAACATTACAAACATAACCGATTGTTTCATCATCAAGAACAATCAAAAAATATACGACTTCAACAACTGTTTACTATTCATAAACCATCAAGGAAAAATCCGTTATGGCCAATCTTTTAAAATTTGTAAAGAAGATATTCCAACAATCTACAAGCTGATTATTTATATGATCAAAGACCAAAAAATAGCAGATAAATTACAAATCAATCTTTCCAAAGGTATTTTGTTATCGGGTCCAATTGGTTGCGGAAAAACATCTATCATGCAATTACTAAAACCTTTCTCAAATCATTACACAAACTATAAAATCAAAACCTGCAGAGAAATTTCATTTGAATTTGCAAAACAAGGTTACGAAGCGTTAAATCCTTACACGCACAAATCCAATAACCAAATCAGATTTTCAGGTTTTTGCTTTGATGACTTAGGTGCCGAACAACAAATAAAACACTTTGGTAACGATTGCAATGTAATGGCTGAAATTCTGATAACTCGTTACGAACATTTTATCGATAACAAATCTATAACGCACATCACTACTAACTTATCAGCAACAGAAATCGAAAAACTATATGGAAACCGGTTACGCTCTAGGATGAGAAACATGTTCAATGTGATTTCTTTTAATACTAATTCCAAGGACAAAAGATAA
- a CDS encoding 3'-5' exonuclease — MNYRSYPLILEEAERLLALNYTKYEMPKLEAFLQPSMKEDSCNIVGLAETRIDWKQKVNDFVKYRDEDNQKYKQIAVMFRSNDEVYRAFNILKNENIPDVKIRIQGANGSLYKTREFHYLISRFEKQATVVLEKNYLETVANFKKEIIVNHPNWEEYFLDIFHCILLEFNKEREDESTYQDLIDFIKEISQKDDGQYGKIYDQNINLIKSDFINQEIIVTTMHKVKGIEYDAVIIPASLSNLPSTTTVSDVKIKDYIEEERRLYYVAYTRAKKQLFVIKHKRENALDTGNSHKYSETTIKANYGLKIKEGIDKFTMYWSASNFGLNSFEYIRDNVKVGDQIFLTKEIGAFTFWYVIHNNQKIAQLSRAMVNQLMGIEILSGFVVSSVYVNTYEETKLSDEKNGTTYSNNWTQAAKERGYIYLIDFSGFGN, encoded by the coding sequence ATTAATTATCGTTCTTATCCACTGATTCTTGAAGAAGCAGAAAGACTTTTAGCACTAAATTATACCAAATATGAGATGCCTAAATTAGAGGCTTTTTTGCAACCTTCAATGAAAGAAGACTCTTGTAACATAGTTGGATTAGCTGAAACTAGAATTGATTGGAAGCAGAAAGTAAACGATTTCGTCAAATATAGAGATGAGGATAATCAAAAATACAAACAAATTGCAGTAATGTTCAGATCTAATGATGAAGTCTACAGAGCTTTCAATATTCTTAAAAATGAAAATATCCCAGATGTAAAAATTAGAATACAAGGAGCAAATGGTTCACTATATAAAACTCGGGAATTTCACTATTTAATTTCAAGATTTGAAAAACAAGCAACAGTAGTATTAGAAAAAAATTATCTTGAAACAGTCGCCAATTTCAAAAAAGAAATCATAGTAAACCATCCAAATTGGGAGGAATACTTTTTAGATATTTTTCACTGTATCCTTTTAGAATTCAATAAAGAAAGAGAAGATGAATCAACCTATCAAGACTTGATTGATTTTATAAAAGAAATAAGTCAAAAAGATGATGGACAATATGGTAAAATATACGATCAAAATATAAACTTAATAAAATCTGATTTTATTAATCAAGAAATTATTGTGACTACTATGCATAAGGTAAAAGGAATTGAATATGATGCAGTAATTATACCAGCTTCTCTTTCCAATTTACCATCAACAACAACTGTTTCTGATGTTAAAATTAAAGATTATATCGAAGAAGAAAGAAGATTGTATTATGTAGCTTATACAAGAGCAAAAAAACAGCTTTTTGTAATCAAGCATAAAAGAGAAAATGCCTTAGACACAGGTAACTCTCATAAATATTCCGAAACAACTATTAAAGCAAATTACGGTTTAAAAATTAAAGAAGGAATAGATAAGTTTACTATGTATTGGAGTGCAAGCAATTTTGGGCTTAATTCATTTGAGTACATCAGAGATAATGTTAAAGTAGGAGATCAAATTTTTTTAACTAAAGAGATAGGAGCTTTCACATTTTGGTATGTTATCCACAATAATCAAAAAATTGCACAATTATCAAGAGCAATGGTTAATCAACTAATGGGTATAGAAATATTATCGGGTTTTGTAGTCTCTTCCGTTTATGTAAACACATATGAAGAAACTAAACTATCTGATGAAAAAAACGGTACAACTTATTCAAATAATTGGACTCAAGCAGCTAAAGAAAGAGGTTATATTTACTTGATTGATTTTTCAGGATTTGGTAATTAA
- a CDS encoding Fic family protein: MQEETVLKTLTLDVVKSSEIEGEQLNPEQVRSSIARRLGIEIAGAVAAERNVEGVVEMLLDATQRYDEPLSEDRLFGWHAALFPTGRSGMYKIKTAAWRDDAMQVTSGPMGKETVHFEAPSAEKVPAEMNAFLDWFNSSQEIDPVLKAAFAHLWFVTIHPFDDGNGRITRAITDMQLARADQSKQRFYSMSAQIQADRKTYYEILESTQKGDLDITPWLRWFLECLLHSMAQTDETIAATLKRARFWETHHATDFNPRQQKILQLLLDDFFGKLTVSKYAKITKVSTDTSLRDIQDLMGKGILSQEGSGRGTSYKLIH, translated from the coding sequence ATGCAAGAGGAAACTGTGCTTAAAACCTTGACTTTGGATGTTGTGAAGTCGAGTGAAATTGAAGGAGAGCAACTGAACCCAGAACAAGTACGTTCTTCAATTGCAAGACGTTTGGGTATTGAAATAGCCGGAGCTGTAGCTGCAGAACGCAATGTTGAAGGTGTAGTAGAAATGTTATTGGATGCAACACAACGCTATGATGAACCTTTAAGTGAAGACCGTTTGTTTGGATGGCATGCAGCACTGTTTCCGACCGGGCGAAGTGGTATGTATAAAATAAAGACTGCAGCTTGGCGTGATGATGCGATGCAGGTTACTTCGGGACCAATGGGAAAGGAAACGGTACATTTTGAAGCACCGAGTGCAGAGAAAGTGCCGGCAGAAATGAATGCTTTTTTGGATTGGTTTAATTCTAGTCAAGAAATTGATCCTGTGCTTAAAGCTGCTTTTGCGCATTTGTGGTTTGTTACGATACACCCTTTTGACGATGGTAATGGTCGTATTACGCGTGCGATAACCGATATGCAATTGGCACGAGCCGACCAAAGCAAACAACGGTTTTATTCGATGTCGGCACAAATACAGGCTGACAGAAAAACCTATTATGAAATATTGGAAAGCACCCAAAAAGGAGATTTGGATATCACACCATGGCTTAGATGGTTTCTTGAATGCTTGTTGCACTCGATGGCACAGACTGATGAAACGATAGCAGCCACTTTAAAACGTGCTCGTTTTTGGGAAACTCACCACGCTACAGACTTTAACCCGCGTCAACAAAAAATACTTCAATTGTTGCTTGATGACTTTTTTGGTAAATTGACTGTTTCTAAGTATGCCAAAATAACTAAAGTATCTACGGATACCTCACTTAGGGATATACAGGATTTAATGGGTAAAGGTATACTATCACAAGAAGGTAGTGGAAGAGGAACCTCGTATAAGTTGATACATTAA
- a CDS encoding DUF4172 domain-containing protein, producing the protein MYIHQRKDWTKFTWDAEVITSLLGEVRHRQGKILGVMQGLGFLNARGNCA; encoded by the coding sequence ATGTATATTCATCAACGAAAAGACTGGACAAAATTTACCTGGGATGCGGAAGTAATTACTTCTTTGCTTGGGGAAGTTAGACATAGACAAGGCAAGATACTGGGTGTAATGCAAGGACTTGGATTTCTGAATGCAAGAGGAAACTGTGCTTAA
- a CDS encoding IS982 family transposase, with the protein MSNLEANYELILTELRKLTKTENFYFKPIKPKLSDIELISLIVLAEFKSIDSEHQLFREIKGLDISSKIERTVYNRRKRQLFFHIEEIRMKMVEKFNEFENYFVVDSMPLEVCKIARSSRSKICKEEDYALPNKGFCASQNLHYYGYKLHAVCSIEGVFQSFDLTPASVHDIHYLKDIKSQLSDCVLLGDRGYLSQTIQLDLFNEVNIELETPKRVNQKDYKPQFYQFKKFRKRIETLFSQLCDQFMIRRNYAKSFKGFKTRILSKITTLTTIQYLNKFVFGRNLNNLKINLT; encoded by the coding sequence ATGAGCAACTTAGAGGCAAATTACGAATTAATTCTTACGGAATTACGAAAACTAACAAAAACAGAAAATTTTTATTTCAAACCTATAAAACCAAAATTATCTGACATTGAACTGATTAGCTTAATTGTTTTGGCAGAATTTAAATCTATTGATTCTGAACATCAGCTTTTTAGAGAAATAAAGGGTCTTGATATTAGTTCAAAAATCGAACGTACTGTTTATAACAGAAGAAAACGACAGTTGTTTTTTCATATTGAAGAAATAAGAATGAAAATGGTTGAAAAATTTAATGAATTTGAAAATTATTTTGTGGTTGATAGTATGCCTTTAGAGGTTTGCAAAATAGCTCGTTCTTCAAGAAGTAAAATTTGTAAAGAAGAAGATTATGCCCTTCCAAATAAAGGATTTTGCGCCTCTCAAAATTTACACTATTACGGATACAAATTGCATGCTGTATGTTCTATTGAAGGAGTTTTTCAAAGTTTTGATTTAACTCCTGCTTCGGTTCATGATATTCATTATCTAAAAGATATAAAATCGCAATTATCAGATTGTGTGTTGCTTGGAGATAGAGGATACCTCTCTCAAACCATCCAACTTGATTTGTTTAATGAGGTAAATATCGAATTGGAAACTCCGAAACGGGTGAATCAAAAAGACTATAAACCACAGTTTTATCAATTTAAAAAGTTTAGAAAACGTATAGAAACCTTATTCTCTCAATTGTGTGATCAGTTTATGATTAGGCGTAATTATGCTAAATCTTTTAAAGGATTTAAAACAAGGATTCTTTCTAAAATAACGACATTAACCACTATACAATATTTAAACAAATTCGTCTTTGGAAGAAACCTCAATAATCTGAAAATTAATTTAACTTAA
- a CDS encoding DUF6943 family protein: protein MLTFIIKTHRKGTIYAKPHFFILNKGMNSGKPKNEPFTNSFVIICQSETDRENVYWIAFSLWKSKFWHQHLIGSVIPFIRLHEFKNEFSPKVAALMQEHEQHLKHIEALKLLEQKEKQFHENINLINDMRRVILYRYCNK from the coding sequence ATGCTTACTTTCATCATTAAAACCCACCGCAAAGGCACTATTTACGCCAAACCTCATTTTTTCATTCTTAACAAAGGTATGAACAGCGGAAAGCCCAAAAACGAGCCATTTACCAACAGCTTTGTAATCATCTGCCAAAGCGAAACCGACCGCGAGAACGTCTATTGGATAGCGTTCAGCTTATGGAAATCAAAATTCTGGCATCAGCATTTAATCGGTTCCGTTATACCCTTTATTCGCTTACACGAGTTCAAAAACGAGTTTTCACCCAAAGTAGCTGCACTGATGCAAGAGCATGAGCAGCACCTCAAACACATTGAGGCATTGAAGCTACTGGAACAAAAAGAAAAGCAATTCCATGAAAATATCAACCTTATCAATGATATGAGAAGGGTTATATTGTATAGGTATTGCAATAAATAA